The Halovivax ruber XH-70 genome includes the window CTTTCCCCTGCGCAGGGGCGAACGTATTGGGGAGGTCCAGTTCGAGGTTCCCCGTCCAGATCTCGATCGCGTCGATACCGACACTGGTCATAGAGAGAGTGTGTCCGAGGAGCTATATCATATTGTCGTTCGTGATTTCGACAGTCGTCGAACCCCGGGACCGGTCAGGAACACTGATTGAAGTCCGACCGGGTTATCGTCCCCCCAACGTCGACAGTTCCCTGCAGACAGCGGTCGCCAGCGGGTGATTCGAGGACAATTTCGACATCGACCGACTCCAACTGAGACGAGTCGAGCGAGACCGTAAAGGGACTCGCCGGGGAGGCCTGTTGCCGCGAACCGATCGGGGAACCGGAACTGTCGTAGATAGTCGTCGTGACTCCAGAGACTGAACCAGGGGCGTCGATAGTGTAGTCGACCGTGACCGAGTTAGTGTATGGCCAGATCCACAGTTGTCCATCGACGTTCGCCGTCGCTTCGAGCGACTCGAACGAAGGAATGCCCTGTTCAATCGTAACAGTGTCCGTATCACTGGTGCCGAGGGTGTCACTGTAGCCGATCGAGGCCGATTGGCCGGCATCACCCACCACGTCGATGTCAGTCACTTCGATCGTCAACGGTCCCCCACTGTTGCCCTGTGGAGACAGCCGAATCTCGTCGGTCGACGGATCGTACGTCACGTATTCCACGTTCTGTCCACTCGTCACGGATACCGTCGCGCCGGTGTAATCGATTATCGTACCCTGCGCACTCGAGAGATCGATCGTCACCTCGTCCTTGTTACCGATCGCATCCGAATTGAACGTAATCGTCTGCGTGGTACTGTCGGTTGAGACGTCGCTCACGTCAAAGTCGACCGGTGAGTCGGCCACCTGGACGGCAAACGTGTCAGACACCTCTACCGGAGCCGCATTGTCTGCGTCGGCCGTGACGGTCGCCGTGTACGGACTGCCAGCTTCGAACGGACCAAGCTGCGACGTCCCGCCGTCTTCACCAAACGTGACGCTCGTCGTCTCGCCCGTGATATCGGCGACAGGCATCGATTCGTCGTAGACGATCGTTCCGTTTGGTGCTTCGACAGTCAATCCTGCCGACAGTCCCTCGGTCTCGACTCCGTTCATCTCCTCCACGGTCACGTCGACGGGGAACTGGGTCTCGCTGTCAGTATCCGAGATCGTCACCGGTTGGACATCGAGGCTCGGCCCCGACGGTGGGGCCTCATCACCGTCACCGATGGAGAGGCTGCTCTGGACGGAAGACGTCCCGACGGCTGCGTACAAACTCGCTGTGCCTGTGTCCGCCCCATCCGTTTTCACGGTGACGTCGACACTGCCGTCTTCGCTCGTCCGATTGGCCGCCGTAACGGTGAGACCGCCGGTGTGGGACGCGTAGATGTCGATCGGAGTCGACGCAACCGGAGCACCGGTTCGGCTGTCGGTGACCGTGACCTCGAAGTGTTCGGTATCGTCCGACGTATCCATCTGTACGTCCGTCTTGTTCCAGATGAGGTCGTACTGGCCAGTCCCGTCGCTAATGCCATCTAGCTGGCCCGTCGATTCACCGTCCGATCCGACACCGACACGAGAGATCGAGAGGGTGATCGGGTCGGTTTCGTTGTCGTTGTAATCGACGGAGACCGACGACGAACCGACCGTGATATCGGCATACTCGTCGACACCGTTATCGCGCAACGTCTTCGCCCAGTGAGCTGGGTTCTGCGTCGGGATAGTCACGTTCAGGTCACTGCGATCCCGAATGGTGCGCTGAATTTGACCATCCAACTGTGTCACGTCGATCGACTCGGCAGCACGACCATGTTTGCTCCACTCACCGTCGAGAGCGATGAGCGAGACGGAGTTTCTGGAAAACAGCCGCTGGTCAGCGATCGTCACGTTTCCATCGGCGAACTCGTTGTAGACGAGGGAGTGTTCGATCGTGGTGACTGGGGCAGACTCGTACTCGTAGTACCCCGGTTCGTATCTGAGGGAACTCGTCTGGAGCGAGGTCGGGTTTGCGCCGTCAATCTCGTCTAACGCCCCAACGCCGTCGATCGTGATCGGCGAGTCGGCTTCGACTGCTGACAGCCTCCCCGCTGCAGGTGGCGGGTTGATGGCGAACGTCCGAGGTTCGTACGACGTGCCGAGGGTGACGGACATCGTGCGTGCGTCGGATCCACCGTTCGCGTTCTGGATCGCGTTCCGCACGTCCACGAGCTCGGCCTCGACGTCGTTCTGGTGGTCCCACTCAGTCTGTTCGTTCTCTGTCGGAACGACGTTGGCCTGATAGAGGGCGAGGGCCGACACGAGCAGGCCGAACATGAGCACCGCTCCGATGACGACGGTGACGGCGCGCTCCCGACCCTCGGCGGGCATGCACGGAAGAAAGTCCCGATCAGTTAAACGTGTGGCGGCCGGCTCCCCCTACTCGTCCTCCTCGACGACCTCAGGATCGCTCATGGCACTCTGGAGACTGTCGAGCCCGTTGACCCACTCGGTGACGAGGCCGTACTCGATGTCCTCCGCGACGGAGATGTCGACGTCTTCGTCGTCGAAGACGAGCGTTCCCGCCTGTGCGGCGTAGCCGAGCGCCGCGTCGAGTTCTTCCTCGGCTTCGGCGTCCGCGGCGGCCCGGATGTACTCGTCGACGCTCGCGTCGTCAGCGGGTCCGCCGGCGACGTACTCCTCGGCGGCGTAGAAGACACAGACCAGACTCGTCTGGACGCCGTCGACCAGCATGAGCGTCTCCTCGTCGTCGATGTCGACCTCGGAGAGGACGATCTCTCTGACTTCGCCGAGTTTTTCGAGCGTCGTCTCCTCGTCGAGTTCGCCATCGTCGTAGGCGGCGACGATCTTGGCGACGGCGATCGCCGTATCGTCCTGTAAATTGAGCAGCAGTCTGGCCGAAGACTCGTCTTCGGGGTCGATCTCTTCGTCGTCGAGTCGGTCGATCCAGTTCTGCCAGCGTTCCGCCGAGTAGAACTCGGTCGGGGGATTGCTCATACCCGAACCTACACCGGCCGGGTAAAATGCCTTTCTCTACGGGCATCAGCCCGAGTGAGTGTTTCCCGTGGAAACACGTGCAGGGTGTTTACGACGCTGGTACCCAGCCCGACTCGGTCCACGGCTGCGCTGTCCGCCCGGCTTCAGTCCACCGGCTTCGGCGGTGTGGCCTCACGTCTGATCCCTCACGAGAGCGTCGCTTCCGTGTCGATTCCGTACACCTGACGGGGCGTTTCGACGTGTGCAGTGTGTATCGCATCGTCGTATCCATTTTCCGCGAGCCAGCGAACGCGACGCGGGACCGTCTTTGGGCCCAGGACAGCGCCCGGACGCTCCGGGTCGTCGACGAAATCGGTCTCCATGAGAAACGGGTCGCCCCCCTCGGCCGCTCGTTCGAGGCGGTCTTTTTCGCTCATCACGCTCGGCGTGACGCCCTCGAGGCGACCGGCCGCGTAGTGTTTCACGACGCGAGTCGGATCCTGACCGACATCACGCGCCCACGTGGCCACGTCGGTCAATTCCTCGGTTGCTTCAGTGTGCAACTGAAGTGCGCAGTCTGCGTCGCTCGCGAGTTCGAGTGCGTGTCGCAGACAGGCGTTCGATTCGTCCCAGATCTCGTCCGAGACGTCGTAGTGAGGCCGGCCGGACTTCAGGGCGAGCGCCCGGCCGTCGTCGACGAACGCACTGGCCCGATCGAGTCCCATCCTGATCCGCTCGCCGGCTTCCGTGGGGGAGCAGCCGTCGTCGACGAGTCGCGAGATGAGCGTCGGGTGGACACCCAGCACGGGCCACGCGTGGCCGGGAAGGATTTCCGAGGCGCGATCGGCGATCTCGACCGTCGTCTCGAAAACGGCGTCGAAATCGGCCGGATCCTCGGGAAGTGGACCGAGATGCCACGACGGTTTGTTGACGATCAACAGGTGTGTTCCACCAACTCGCTCGAAGTCACGAACGGCATCCATCCCGGCCCCAGCTGCCGGATCCAGATGCAGGTGGTTGTCGAGAACCGGAGCATCGATGCTGGTCATATCGGGACGTTTGGCGCCGCCTGCAAAAACAGTCGGGTCGGCGTCGACTGTCACAGGAACGACGGCAGCGGTCGGTCAGTCACGGTCTGTCGGACGCAGGCGGTCAGCGCGAGAAAGAGCCGACAACCAGCCGGGGTCGGACGCTGACTCGAGATGATGTTCTGTTCACCACACCCCCATAGGTAGTAAACTTAGATTCCGTTGGTTATATCCTATACATGAACTTTGTTTTCGGTTTGGACAGTGGCTCCCGACAAACAGTGCAAATACGCTGCATTATCCGCCGAAACGGTTCAGTGTATTACACACCACGTTACTATTATTTGTTTCTCAATAAAATACACATAGTTTACGAACGGTTTTATAGTGAGCTACGAAAGGATGGGTTGGAATGACACACGAGCATTCCGGTCAGACGAGTAGACGAACAGTTCTCAAGTCGACTGCAGCTACCGGGGCGTTCCTGGGACTGGGGAGCGTCGTTTCGGCGACGCCCGGTCGCGATCCCGGCCCGAAGGAAGACGAGATCCTGGTGGGCAAGAGCGACACCGTCGGTCTCGCGAGCGCACGCTCGACGGTCGAGTCGGCAATTCCGTCGGAAGCCTCGGTCGTTCACGAGAACGACGCGCTCGGCTACATGGCCGTCAAGGTACCCGACGACGGCCCGAGCACACAGGATTCGGTAATCGAGCGCCTCGAACGCCAGCCGGGCATCGAGTACGCAGAACGGAACGTGACGCTGGAGGCGTTCTACGAGCCAAACGACCCGCAGTTTGGCAACCAGTACGCGCCACAGCTGGTCAACGCCCCGGAGGCCTGGGACACGACGACGGGCTCGTCGGATGTTACCATCGCGGTCGTCGACACGGGCGCCCAGTACGACCACGAGGACCTCGCGGCCCAGTACCGGGACGACCCCGGCTACGACTTCGCCGACGACGATAGCGACCCGTATCCGCCGTCAGGCGAACAGCACGGGACCCACGTCTCCGGGTGTGCGGCCGCGACGATCGACAACGGCACCGGCACGGCCGGCATCAGCGACAGTACCCTCATCAACGCTCGCGTCCTCGGCGGCGGAAGCGGATCGCTGTCGGACATCGCCGACGGGATCCAGTGGGCGGCCGACGAAGGGGCGGACATCATCAACCTCTCGCTCGGTGGCGGCGGCGCCAACGAGACGGGTCGTAGCGCGATCAACTACGCGTTCGAAAACGGCGCGCTCCCGATCGCGGCGGCCGGTAACGACTCCGGCTCGCCGGTGAGCTACCCGGCGGCCTACGACAACTGCGTGGCCGTCTCCGCGATCGACGAAAACGAGAACATCGCGAACTTCTCGAACGTCGGACCGAACGTCGACGTCTGTGCGCCGGGCGTCGACGTGCTCGCACCGGTCCCGACCGACGACTACGCCGGCTTCGACGGCACGTCGATGGCGTCGCCCGTCGCGGCCGGCGTGGCCGCGCTCGGCAAAGCGACTCATCCGAACCACTCCCCGAGCGAACTCCGCCAGCTCCTCGAAGAGTCGGCCGTCGACATCGGCCTCTCCTCGGACGAGCAGGGTAACGGTCGCGTCGACGCGGCGAACATCGTCGAAGACGGCTCCGAGGGACCGTCCGCGATCTTCAGTGTCACTCCGTCCAACCCCGATGTCGACGAGACCGCGGAATTCGACGCGAGAGATTCCACGCCGCCGGAAGGTGGCTCGCTCACCGGTTACGAGTGGAGTATCGACGGTGTCACGAAGACCGGCGAGACAGTCGATCACCGGTTCGGTTCCGAGGGCGACTACTCGGTCGAACTGACCGTGACCGCCGCCAACGGCGACACGGACACGACCACGCAGACGGTCACCGTCGGAGACGAAGACGGTGGCGATCAGTGTGGTGCCGAGACGAGCTCCGACACGGTGGCGGGCTACCTGAGCGGCGGCTGGTGGAGCAGCGGCAGCGACAACTACACCTACACGCTGGACACGGCGAACCCGTGCCAGGCGACGGTGACGCTGTCGGGCCCCTCGTCGGCCGACTTCGACCTCTACCTCACGTACGACGGTCGCACGCCGACGACCTCGGACTACGACGAGGCGTCCTACACGCCCGACAGCCAGGAAGAGCTCATGGTCGACCTCTCCGGTGACGAAGAACTCGGCCTGCTCGTCGACGCCTACTCCGGCAGTGGGTCCTACACGCTGACCGTCGACGAACTCGGCAAGTAATCACGAGCTGAGATCCGGTCTCGCGTCGACGAACCACGAGCGAAACGTTGCACCGATAGCGGACCCCCTACTCCTCCCATCGCAATACCAGACAGAGCCACTGCAACGCACCGACAGATTTCGGGGCTCGCTGAGCGTATATCCCAGTACTTCTGCCGTCCGCCGTCGAACCCGCTGTCCCCGGTTTGTTCCTACCCGTCCGTCTCGTCGGACGTGTCCAGCGTAATCGCCCGATCGGCCGCGTTTTGAAGCGCGTCGGAGCGACCGTACGTCCCAGGGGCGACTGCAAGGGTTTCGATGCCGTCGACTCTGGCCCGTTCGAGGACGGGCTTGAAATCCGTGTCCCGCGAGACGACGACGAGCGTCCCGATCCGTTCACTGGTAACGAGTGCCGTCGCGTCGACGGCGAGTCGCACGTCGACGTCACCACTGGTCACGACGACCTCGAACCCACGAGCCTCCGCAGCCTGGATGAGCCCCGGCGTCGCGTGCTCGTTCACGTACAGTCGTGAGGCGACGAGCGGGCCCTCCGCGCGGCCGAGGCCCCTGAGCTCGTCCAGATCGACGTCGAACTCCTCGCGAAAGACGTTCGGTCCGTCGACGACGAGGGCCACACCGGTCGGCGGGGACCGAACGCGCTCCAGCAACGACTCGAACATGCCCTCCCCTTCGACTCCCGAACGAAAAACGTGCCGTCACGTGACCGACGGACGGCCGGGAACCGGCAATTCCTGTGGCCGTTCGTCCGACGAAAAGACATTACTACGCACGTCGCAATCGTCCGCGTATGTCGCTCAACGCGCCGCCGTTGCGGGACGTACACGACGAACGGGGAGCCAGTTTCACCGAGTTCGGTGGCTGGGAGATGCCCGTCGAGTTCGATTCGATCCGCACGGAACACGAGGCCGTCCGCGAGGACGCCGGCATCTTCGACGTCTCACACATGGGCCAGCTCGAAGTGACCGGCCCCGACAGCTGTTCGCTCCTGAATCGACTGACCTCGAACGACGTCAGCCGGCTCGACCCCGGCGACTCGCAGTACAGCACGATTCTTGCCGAGGACGGCTCGATTATCGACGACACGGTCATCTACCGCCTCCCCGATCGCGACGGCGACGAAGCCTACCTGTTCGTCCCGAACGCGGGGACGGACGACGCGATGACCGATCGGTTCCAGCGCCACCGTGACGAGTGGGATCTCGACGCCGACGTCTCCAACGAGACGACGGCCTACGGCATGGTCGCCGTGCAGGGCCCGCGGGCACCCGAGCTCGTGGGCAAACGGTCCGACGACGCCGACGCGATCGACGACATCGGCCGGTTCGAGGCGACGTACGTCTCCTTCGACGGCGTCGAGTGCTGGACCGCCCGGACCGGCTACACCGGAGAGGACGGCTTCGAACTCGTGTTCCCCGCCGACGACTCGGAGACGATCTGGACGGCGTTCGCGGACGACTGCCAGCCCTGCGGCCTGGGGTCCAGAGACACCCTTCGTCTCGAAGCGGGCCTCCTGCTGTCGGGACAGGATTTCGATCAGGACGAGAACCCACGGACGCCCTACGAGGCCGGAATCGGGTTCACCGTCTCGCTCGATACCGACTTCGTCGGGCGTGACGCCCTCGCCGAGCAGCAGGAGACGGGCGTCGAGGAGGAACTCGTCGGCTTCGTCGTCGAGGGGCGCGGGATCGCACGCCACGGCCACGACGTGGTCGTCGACGGCGAAATCGTCGGCACGGTCACCAGCGGAACGATGAGTCCGACGCTCTCGGAGGCCATCGGCCTCGCGTACGTCCCCGTCGAGTACGCGGAGCCAGGGACCGAGATCGGTGTCAGTGTTCGTGATCGAACGAAAAAGGCAAAGGTCGCACCCATCCCATTCATCGATACGGAATAATGAGCTTCGAGATCCCAGCGGACCGGCGTTACCGAGAATCGCACGAGTGGGCGGCAGAAAGCGACGGCGTGGTCACGATCGGCATCTCCGATTTCGCACAGGACGAACTCGGCGACGTCGTCTTCGTCGAGTTGCCCGACGTCGGTGAGACGATCGACCAGGACGACAACTTCGGCGTCGTCGAGTCTATCAAGGCCGTCTCCGACCTCTACGCGCCGGTCGGCGGCGAAGTCACGGCCGTCAACGAGGAACTGTTCGACGCCCCCGAACTCGTCAACGACGATCCCTACGGCGACGGCTGGATGCTCGAACTCGATCTCGAAGCCGACGCGGAACTCGACTCGTTGCTCGACGCCGACGCGTACGAAGACCAGATCGCCTGAGTCGACGCGGGTCGACCCGATAGAGCCGAGTAGCTCTTCTCACAGAGCCGAGCAGTCCTACTCAGTCGAGAGAACCATCATCAGTCGATCGTCGCGAGCGTCTCGAGCATCGATTCGAGCGGTACGTCCGTGACCGCGAGCGAGTAGCCGTCGATGCGGGCCAGGTCGGCCGCGTGGTCCCACAGGGCCGATTCGTCGATACCGTGGAGGATGACCGCGTTCGGGGACGGTGTGACGACGCGAAGCGCGACGAGCGGTGATTCGCCGCGGGTGACGCCGGTAAACACGAGCGCGCGATTCGTCGACTGGCCATAGAGGCGGATAAACTCCTCGCTCGAGAGCCGGGTGATCGCACTGATACTGTCGATCACGGTGTGGCCGC containing:
- a CDS encoding TatD family hydrolase, giving the protein MTSIDAPVLDNHLHLDPAAGAGMDAVRDFERVGGTHLLIVNKPSWHLGPLPEDPADFDAVFETTVEIADRASEILPGHAWPVLGVHPTLISRLVDDGCSPTEAGERIRMGLDRASAFVDDGRALALKSGRPHYDVSDEIWDESNACLRHALELASDADCALQLHTEATEELTDVATWARDVGQDPTRVVKHYAAGRLEGVTPSVMSEKDRLERAAEGGDPFLMETDFVDDPERPGAVLGPKTVPRRVRWLAENGYDDAIHTAHVETPRQVYGIDTEATLS
- a CDS encoding S8 family serine peptidase yields the protein MTHEHSGQTSRRTVLKSTAATGAFLGLGSVVSATPGRDPGPKEDEILVGKSDTVGLASARSTVESAIPSEASVVHENDALGYMAVKVPDDGPSTQDSVIERLERQPGIEYAERNVTLEAFYEPNDPQFGNQYAPQLVNAPEAWDTTTGSSDVTIAVVDTGAQYDHEDLAAQYRDDPGYDFADDDSDPYPPSGEQHGTHVSGCAAATIDNGTGTAGISDSTLINARVLGGGSGSLSDIADGIQWAADEGADIINLSLGGGGANETGRSAINYAFENGALPIAAAGNDSGSPVSYPAAYDNCVAVSAIDENENIANFSNVGPNVDVCAPGVDVLAPVPTDDYAGFDGTSMASPVAAGVAALGKATHPNHSPSELRQLLEESAVDIGLSSDEQGNGRVDAANIVEDGSEGPSAIFSVTPSNPDVDETAEFDARDSTPPEGGSLTGYEWSIDGVTKTGETVDHRFGSEGDYSVELTVTAANGDTDTTTQTVTVGDEDGGDQCGAETSSDTVAGYLSGGWWSSGSDNYTYTLDTANPCQATVTLSGPSSADFDLYLTYDGRTPTTSDYDEASYTPDSQEELMVDLSGDEELGLLVDAYSGSGSYTLTVDELGK
- a CDS encoding NYN domain-containing protein — encoded protein: MFESLLERVRSPPTGVALVVDGPNVFREEFDVDLDELRGLGRAEGPLVASRLYVNEHATPGLIQAAEARGFEVVVTSGDVDVRLAVDATALVTSERIGTLVVVSRDTDFKPVLERARVDGIETLAVAPGTYGRSDALQNAADRAITLDTSDETDG
- the gcvH gene encoding glycine cleavage system protein GcvH; amino-acid sequence: MSFEIPADRRYRESHEWAAESDGVVTIGISDFAQDELGDVVFVELPDVGETIDQDDNFGVVESIKAVSDLYAPVGGEVTAVNEELFDAPELVNDDPYGDGWMLELDLEADAELDSLLDADAYEDQIA
- the gcvT gene encoding glycine cleavage system aminomethyltransferase GcvT, yielding MSLNAPPLRDVHDERGASFTEFGGWEMPVEFDSIRTEHEAVREDAGIFDVSHMGQLEVTGPDSCSLLNRLTSNDVSRLDPGDSQYSTILAEDGSIIDDTVIYRLPDRDGDEAYLFVPNAGTDDAMTDRFQRHRDEWDLDADVSNETTAYGMVAVQGPRAPELVGKRSDDADAIDDIGRFEATYVSFDGVECWTARTGYTGEDGFELVFPADDSETIWTAFADDCQPCGLGSRDTLRLEAGLLLSGQDFDQDENPRTPYEAGIGFTVSLDTDFVGRDALAEQQETGVEEELVGFVVEGRGIARHGHDVVVDGEIVGTVTSGTMSPTLSEAIGLAYVPVEYAEPGTEIGVSVRDRTKKAKVAPIPFIDTE
- a CDS encoding DUF2150 family protein — translated: MSNPPTEFYSAERWQNWIDRLDDEEIDPEDESSARLLLNLQDDTAIAVAKIVAAYDDGELDEETTLEKLGEVREIVLSEVDIDDEETLMLVDGVQTSLVCVFYAAEEYVAGGPADDASVDEYIRAAADAEAEEELDAALGYAAQAGTLVFDDEDVDISVAEDIEYGLVTEWVNGLDSLQSAMSDPEVVEEDE